Proteins from a single region of Apis mellifera strain DH4 linkage group LG7, Amel_HAv3.1, whole genome shotgun sequence:
- the LOC725594 gene encoding transcription initiation factor TFIID subunit 12 isoform X1, whose product MKIEAAPGLRMCRSMDSYRFSVNVWMLTGCRSMNQPSRRHWRANRYFQRIDFNQLAKPANLQNSAVLRMLEEEEARQRAGQAGLKRVAWPPPPEDQDFDFVEQGPVQAKTRGIGDLASYQSSPSSGSSPQPPSTIARSSIRSAIPSSPSPVSPGGTLRQPSYFQSTPKGWHPVTPPATSPISQQSIQPNWYNQQQQQNQQFQQHSQDYTSLRSIQNQAPTTFEAPPSTIILRPEPPISQAPAPVYQAQPAATKAPISGNMRGDLKWPPPSVKAQAEAENRARMELAKGPAFRPRRVQKDYSGFFAQHALNNTYPGYRAPPGTQYFTPSYHH is encoded by the exons ATGAAAATAGAGGCTGCACCTGGTCTACGAATGTGCCGTTCGATGGATTCATATCGATTCTCCGTCAACGTGTGGATGCTGACCGGTTGCAGGTCGATGAATCAGCCTTCTCGTCGTCATTGGCGCGCGAATCGTTATTTTCAGAG AATTGATTTCAATCAGCTCGCAAAACCagcaaatttacaaaatagcGCGGTTCTACGAATGctcgaagaggaagaagcTAGGCAACGAGCTGGTCAAGctg gTCTCAAGCGCGTAGCTTGGCCACCACCTCCAGAAGATCAAGATTTCGACTTTGTAGAACAAGGACCTGTACAAGCGAag ACCCGTGGAATCGGTGATCTCGCCTCGTACCAGAGCAGTCCTTCATCAGGTTCATCACCTCAGCCGCCCTCAACGATAGCTCGTTCCTCGATTCGGAGTGCTATACCATCCTCTCCATCCCCGGTTAGTCCTGGTGGAACACTGCGACAACCGTCATATTTCCAATCAACGCCAAAGGGCTGGCATCCGGTTACACCACCGGCAACTTCACCGATCTCGCAACAATCGATTCAGCCAAATTGGTACAatcaacagcaacaacagaaTCAGCAATTTCAA CAACACTCTCAAGATTATACTTCTCTACGATCGATACAAAATCAAGCTCCTACGACATTTGAAGCACCACCATCCACAATTATACTTCGCCCGGAGCCTCCAATCTCAcag gcaCCAGCGCCAGTTTATCAAGCACAACCTGCTGCAACTAAGGCTCCAATAAGTGGAAATATGAGAGGAGATCTGAAGTGGCCGCCACCATCAGTTAAAGCTCAAGCAGAAGCTGAAAACAGAGCTAGAATGGAATTGGCAAAAGGTCCTGCTTTTAGGCCTCGTAGGGTGCAGAAGGACTATTCCGGATTTTTCGCTCAACATGCTTTGAATAATACGTATCCAGGTTATCGAGCTCCACCAGGCACTCAATATTTTACTCCTTCTTATCATCATTag
- the LOC725594 gene encoding transcription initiation factor TFIID subunit 12 isoform X4 translates to MKSIGDFGIASVVGLKRVAWPPPPEDQDFDFVEQGPVQAKTRGIGDLASYQSSPSSGSSPQPPSTIARSSIRSAIPSSPSPVSPGGTLRQPSYFQSTPKGWHPVTPPATSPISQQSIQPNWYNQQQQQNQQFQQHSQDYTSLRSIQNQAPTTFEAPPSTIILRPEPPISQAPAPVYQAQPAATKAPISGNMRGDLKWPPPSVKAQAEAENRARMELAKGPAFRPRRVQKDYSGFFAQHALNNTYPGYRAPPGTQYFTPSYHH, encoded by the exons ATGAAAAGTATAGGTGACTTCGGGATAGCATCAGTTGTTG gTCTCAAGCGCGTAGCTTGGCCACCACCTCCAGAAGATCAAGATTTCGACTTTGTAGAACAAGGACCTGTACAAGCGAag ACCCGTGGAATCGGTGATCTCGCCTCGTACCAGAGCAGTCCTTCATCAGGTTCATCACCTCAGCCGCCCTCAACGATAGCTCGTTCCTCGATTCGGAGTGCTATACCATCCTCTCCATCCCCGGTTAGTCCTGGTGGAACACTGCGACAACCGTCATATTTCCAATCAACGCCAAAGGGCTGGCATCCGGTTACACCACCGGCAACTTCACCGATCTCGCAACAATCGATTCAGCCAAATTGGTACAatcaacagcaacaacagaaTCAGCAATTTCAA CAACACTCTCAAGATTATACTTCTCTACGATCGATACAAAATCAAGCTCCTACGACATTTGAAGCACCACCATCCACAATTATACTTCGCCCGGAGCCTCCAATCTCAcag gcaCCAGCGCCAGTTTATCAAGCACAACCTGCTGCAACTAAGGCTCCAATAAGTGGAAATATGAGAGGAGATCTGAAGTGGCCGCCACCATCAGTTAAAGCTCAAGCAGAAGCTGAAAACAGAGCTAGAATGGAATTGGCAAAAGGTCCTGCTTTTAGGCCTCGTAGGGTGCAGAAGGACTATTCCGGATTTTTCGCTCAACATGCTTTGAATAATACGTATCCAGGTTATCGAGCTCCACCAGGCACTCAATATTTTACTCCTTCTTATCATCATTag
- the LOC725594 gene encoding transcription initiation factor TFIID subunit 12 isoform X3 → MLAQTRIDFNQLAKPANLQNSAVLRMLEEEEARQRAGQAGLKRVAWPPPPEDQDFDFVEQGPVQAKTRGIGDLASYQSSPSSGSSPQPPSTIARSSIRSAIPSSPSPVSPGGTLRQPSYFQSTPKGWHPVTPPATSPISQQSIQPNWYNQQQQQNQQFQQHSQDYTSLRSIQNQAPTTFEAPPSTIILRPEPPISQAPAPVYQAQPAATKAPISGNMRGDLKWPPPSVKAQAEAENRARMELAKGPAFRPRRVQKDYSGFFAQHALNNTYPGYRAPPGTQYFTPSYHH, encoded by the exons ATGCTCGCCCAGACCAG AATTGATTTCAATCAGCTCGCAAAACCagcaaatttacaaaatagcGCGGTTCTACGAATGctcgaagaggaagaagcTAGGCAACGAGCTGGTCAAGctg gTCTCAAGCGCGTAGCTTGGCCACCACCTCCAGAAGATCAAGATTTCGACTTTGTAGAACAAGGACCTGTACAAGCGAag ACCCGTGGAATCGGTGATCTCGCCTCGTACCAGAGCAGTCCTTCATCAGGTTCATCACCTCAGCCGCCCTCAACGATAGCTCGTTCCTCGATTCGGAGTGCTATACCATCCTCTCCATCCCCGGTTAGTCCTGGTGGAACACTGCGACAACCGTCATATTTCCAATCAACGCCAAAGGGCTGGCATCCGGTTACACCACCGGCAACTTCACCGATCTCGCAACAATCGATTCAGCCAAATTGGTACAatcaacagcaacaacagaaTCAGCAATTTCAA CAACACTCTCAAGATTATACTTCTCTACGATCGATACAAAATCAAGCTCCTACGACATTTGAAGCACCACCATCCACAATTATACTTCGCCCGGAGCCTCCAATCTCAcag gcaCCAGCGCCAGTTTATCAAGCACAACCTGCTGCAACTAAGGCTCCAATAAGTGGAAATATGAGAGGAGATCTGAAGTGGCCGCCACCATCAGTTAAAGCTCAAGCAGAAGCTGAAAACAGAGCTAGAATGGAATTGGCAAAAGGTCCTGCTTTTAGGCCTCGTAGGGTGCAGAAGGACTATTCCGGATTTTTCGCTCAACATGCTTTGAATAATACGTATCCAGGTTATCGAGCTCCACCAGGCACTCAATATTTTACTCCTTCTTATCATCATTag
- the LOC411750 gene encoding probable E3 ubiquitin-protein ligase HERC4 isoform X1: protein MANWNKKRRLANEPVIAVEYPLHKKKDMFCWGSTIHGELGLGGIEDENILIPRELDFKKAAEIQQIACGENYTVVITQIGEIYSCGNNDYGQLGHEKGRKRLQLIPGLDAFVFKKAACGAYHTLAINEWGQLFSWGSNTEGQLGLNSKNFMESSPRMVKTLGTSVVVQIACGMKHAFALTNNGELYSWGSNSEGQLGLGTDTKYEIKPKFISAFIGIPIAFIACGGYHSIAISKSGAVFGWGKNTFGQLGLNDTQDRNLPCQLQTLQNAKICYAACGEEFSVFLTVDGGVFTCGAGMYGQLGHGSNSNEILPRQVMELMGSTVTQISCGKRHTLALVPSRGRVYAWGLGGAGQLGNHSTRSVTTPQVVHGPWIAPNGSTIMDVNKQFNSRTIGYIVKHIFTGGDHCFATVISQNDIVKPDDCRILESTSQILTITEDQLMACQRVPPNSSIDHELMTYLETVFKSLSCVTGSFLLKNDAHYGCSSKHHGVDLDQASRLFGIIRELDNKTIQELIFTCITDSLIPSFVNLSSKIICTESLRIYLILPLYHGFVNPLNCNSLHKPFCKAVLALKPEILKTVTSWWLKTPPHYFERLVRVHKSVVLHYVKQFKSNKAVSWDVTLQVILDSLHLLNKLNNEGDEGNKVPYSTFHLPELIELIDIRTDYIKWISEKESFSSQKVFCNYPFLLDANAKIILLETDQAIQMQSAMNEAATLAVMNQMFFDPFSIPHHNQFVILNVSRENIVADTLRELSQYNSSDLKKPLRVKFHGEEAEDAGGVKKEFFMLLLREILDPKYGMFKQYEETRIIWFSEDSLEDENMYFLIGILCGLVIYNFIIIDLPFPLALYKKLLHEPVGLIDMKDMSPVLAKSMQNILDYEEADFEEVFGLHFEIVREVFGEKKIYELIPDGSKVPVTWKNKKQFVDLYVDYTLNKSVDPHFQAFYKGFHKVCGGRVLELFHSYELMAVVVGNEDYDWEELEKNATYKEGYTKDNPTIILFWQVFRELPLEEKKKFLLFLTGSDRIPIQGMKAIKITIQPMNDERLLPVAHTCFNLLDLPRYQTRERLRYKLLQAIQQTHGFSLV, encoded by the exons atg GCAAACTGGAATAAAAAGCGACGGTTGGCCAACGAGCCTGTTATAGCAGTGGAATATcctttacataaaaaaaaagatatgtttTGTTGGGGTAGTACTATACATGGGGAATTGGGTTTGGGTGGTAtagaagatgaaaatattttgattcccCGTGaacttgattttaaaaaagctGCAGAAATACAGCAAA ttGCATGTGGTGAAAATTATACAGTAGTTATTACTCAAATTGGTGAAATATATTCATGTGGGAATAATGACTATGGACAACTTGGTcatgaaaaaggaagaaaaagattac aattaataccTGGATTGGATGCATTTGTATTCAAAAAAGCAGCTTGCGGAGCATATCATACTTTAGCAATAAATGAATGGGGACAATTATTTAGTTGGGGATCTAATACAGAAGGCCAACTAg gtttaaattccaaaaattttatggaatcTTCACCACGTATGGTAAAAACCTTAGGAACAAGTGTAGTGGTACAAATAGCTTGTGGAATGAAACATGCATTTGCATTAACAAATAATGGAGAATTATATAGTTGGGGTTCTAACAGTGAAGGACAACTTGGTTTAGGTACTGATactaaatatgaaataaagccTAAATTTATCAGTGCCTTTATTGGAATTCCTATTGCTTTTATTGCCTGTGGAGGATATCATAGCATAGCTATATCAAAATCAG GAGCTGTATTTGGATGGGGAAAAAATACATTTGGTCAATTAGGACTAAATGATACACAAGATAGAAATTTACCATGTCAGTTACAAACATtacaaaatgcaaaaatatgttATGCAGCTTGTGGAGAAgaattttctgtatttttaacAGTA gaTGGTGGAGTATTTACATGTGGTGCTGGAATGTATGGTCAATTAGGACATGGAAGCAAtagtaatgaaattttaccTCGTCAAGTGATGGAACTTATGGGTAGCACAGTTACACAA atttcatGTGGTAAAAGACATACTTTGGCATTAGTACCATCAAGAGGTAGAGTTTATGCATGGGGTTTAGGTGGTGCAGGACAATTAGGTAATCATTCTACTCGAAGCGTAACAACTCCACAAGTAGTACATGGTCCATGGATTGCACCAAATGGTTCAACAATAATGGATGTtaataagcaatttaattcTCGTACAATTGGTTATATTGTTAAACATATTTTCACTGGTGGAGATCATTGTTTTGCCACAGTAATTTCAcagaat GATATTGTAAAACCAGATGACTGTAGAATACTAGAAAGCACTTCTCAAATTCTTACAATAACTGAAGATCAATTAATGGCATGTCAACGAGTTCCGCCAAATTCATCTATTGATCATGAACTTATGAC ATATTTAGAAACTGTATTTAAAAGTTTGTCCTGTGTAACTGGATCATTCTTACTTAAAAATGATGCTCATTATGGATGTTCAAGTAAGCATCATGGGGTGGATCTTGATCAAGCTAGTAgattatttggaattattagAGAGTTGGATAACAAGACAATTCAAGAATtg ATATTTACTTGCATAACAGACAGTTTGATTCCTTCCTTTGTTAATTTatcatctaaaataatttgtacggAATCTTTAagaatctatttaatattacctTTATATCATGGTTTTGTAAATCCTCTTAATTGTAATTCATTGCATAAGCCATTTTGCAAAGCTGTTTTAGCATTAAAGCCAGAGATTCTTAAAACTGTTACAAGTTGGTGGCTTAAGACACCACCCCATTATTTTGAGAGATTAGTTAGAGTTCATAAATCAGTCGTTTTACATTATGTAAAAcagtttaaatcaaataag gCTGTATCATGGGATGTGACATTACAAGTTATCTTAGattctttacatttattaaataaattgaataatgaagGCGATGAAGGCAATAAAGTACCTTATTCTACATTTCATTTGCCAGAATTAATAGAACTTATAGATATAAGaactgattatataaaatggatttcagaaaaagaatctttttct TCTCAAAAAGTATTCTgtaattatccttttcttcttgATGCAAATGCTAAAATTATACTTCTTGAAACGGATCAAGCTATTCAG ATGCAATCAGCAATGAATGAGGCAGCAACCCTAGCTGTAATGAATCAAATGTTTTTTGATCCATTTTCTATACCACATCATAATCAGTTTGTAATATTGAATGTTTCGCGGGAAAATATTGTAGCTGATACTTTGCGAGAATTGTCACAATATAATTCTAGTGACTTAAAAAAGCCTCTTCGA GTAAAATTTCATGGTGAAGAAGCAGAAGATGCAGGTGgagttaaaaaagaattctttatgCTATTACTAAGGGAAATTTTAGATCCTAAATATGGCATGTTTAAACAATATGAAGAAACTAGAATTATATGGTTTAGTGAAGATTCACTTGAAgatgaaaatatgtattttttaattggaatccTTTGTGGACTagttatctataattttattattattgatttgccATTTCCATTAgctttatataagaaattgttaCATGAACCAGTTGGTTTAATTGATATGAAAGATATGTCACCAGTACTTGccaa aagtatgcaaaatatattagattatgaAGAAGCAGATTTTGAAGAAGTTTTTGGTTTACATTTTGAAATAGTTAGAGAAGTATTtggtgaaaagaaaatatatgaactCATACCTGATGGTAGTAAAGTTCCTGTTACATGGAAAAATAa AAAACAATTTGTTGATTTGTATGTagattatacattaaataaatctgtaGATCCTCATTTTCAAGCATTTTATAAAGGTTTTCATAAAGTTTGTGGTGGTCGCgtattggaattatttcatAGTTATGAACTTATGGCTGTAGTAGTAGGAAATGAAGATTATGATTGGGAAGAGTTAGAAAAGAATGCAACATATAAAGAAGGATATACAAAAGATAATcctactattatattattttggcaAGTATTTCGTGAACTTCcattggaagaaaagaaaaaattcttactaTTTTTAACAGGAAGTGATAGAATACCTATACAAGGCATGAAAGCAATCAAA attACAATACAACCAATGAATGATGAACGTTTATTACCTGTTGCTCATACATGTTTTAATTTACTTGATCTTCCTCGATATCAAACTCGAGAAAGAttacgatataaattattacaagcaATTCAACAAACTCATGGCTTTTCATTAGTATAA
- the LOC411750 gene encoding probable E3 ubiquitin-protein ligase HERC4 isoform X2, which translates to MFCWGSTIHGELGLGGIEDENILIPRELDFKKAAEIQQIACGENYTVVITQIGEIYSCGNNDYGQLGHEKGRKRLQLIPGLDAFVFKKAACGAYHTLAINEWGQLFSWGSNTEGQLGLNSKNFMESSPRMVKTLGTSVVVQIACGMKHAFALTNNGELYSWGSNSEGQLGLGTDTKYEIKPKFISAFIGIPIAFIACGGYHSIAISKSGAVFGWGKNTFGQLGLNDTQDRNLPCQLQTLQNAKICYAACGEEFSVFLTVDGGVFTCGAGMYGQLGHGSNSNEILPRQVMELMGSTVTQISCGKRHTLALVPSRGRVYAWGLGGAGQLGNHSTRSVTTPQVVHGPWIAPNGSTIMDVNKQFNSRTIGYIVKHIFTGGDHCFATVISQNDIVKPDDCRILESTSQILTITEDQLMACQRVPPNSSIDHELMTYLETVFKSLSCVTGSFLLKNDAHYGCSSKHHGVDLDQASRLFGIIRELDNKTIQELIFTCITDSLIPSFVNLSSKIICTESLRIYLILPLYHGFVNPLNCNSLHKPFCKAVLALKPEILKTVTSWWLKTPPHYFERLVRVHKSVVLHYVKQFKSNKAVSWDVTLQVILDSLHLLNKLNNEGDEGNKVPYSTFHLPELIELIDIRTDYIKWISEKESFSSQKVFCNYPFLLDANAKIILLETDQAIQMQSAMNEAATLAVMNQMFFDPFSIPHHNQFVILNVSRENIVADTLRELSQYNSSDLKKPLRVKFHGEEAEDAGGVKKEFFMLLLREILDPKYGMFKQYEETRIIWFSEDSLEDENMYFLIGILCGLVIYNFIIIDLPFPLALYKKLLHEPVGLIDMKDMSPVLAKSMQNILDYEEADFEEVFGLHFEIVREVFGEKKIYELIPDGSKVPVTWKNKKQFVDLYVDYTLNKSVDPHFQAFYKGFHKVCGGRVLELFHSYELMAVVVGNEDYDWEELEKNATYKEGYTKDNPTIILFWQVFRELPLEEKKKFLLFLTGSDRIPIQGMKAIKITIQPMNDERLLPVAHTCFNLLDLPRYQTRERLRYKLLQAIQQTHGFSLV; encoded by the exons atgtttTGTTGGGGTAGTACTATACATGGGGAATTGGGTTTGGGTGGTAtagaagatgaaaatattttgattcccCGTGaacttgattttaaaaaagctGCAGAAATACAGCAAA ttGCATGTGGTGAAAATTATACAGTAGTTATTACTCAAATTGGTGAAATATATTCATGTGGGAATAATGACTATGGACAACTTGGTcatgaaaaaggaagaaaaagattac aattaataccTGGATTGGATGCATTTGTATTCAAAAAAGCAGCTTGCGGAGCATATCATACTTTAGCAATAAATGAATGGGGACAATTATTTAGTTGGGGATCTAATACAGAAGGCCAACTAg gtttaaattccaaaaattttatggaatcTTCACCACGTATGGTAAAAACCTTAGGAACAAGTGTAGTGGTACAAATAGCTTGTGGAATGAAACATGCATTTGCATTAACAAATAATGGAGAATTATATAGTTGGGGTTCTAACAGTGAAGGACAACTTGGTTTAGGTACTGATactaaatatgaaataaagccTAAATTTATCAGTGCCTTTATTGGAATTCCTATTGCTTTTATTGCCTGTGGAGGATATCATAGCATAGCTATATCAAAATCAG GAGCTGTATTTGGATGGGGAAAAAATACATTTGGTCAATTAGGACTAAATGATACACAAGATAGAAATTTACCATGTCAGTTACAAACATtacaaaatgcaaaaatatgttATGCAGCTTGTGGAGAAgaattttctgtatttttaacAGTA gaTGGTGGAGTATTTACATGTGGTGCTGGAATGTATGGTCAATTAGGACATGGAAGCAAtagtaatgaaattttaccTCGTCAAGTGATGGAACTTATGGGTAGCACAGTTACACAA atttcatGTGGTAAAAGACATACTTTGGCATTAGTACCATCAAGAGGTAGAGTTTATGCATGGGGTTTAGGTGGTGCAGGACAATTAGGTAATCATTCTACTCGAAGCGTAACAACTCCACAAGTAGTACATGGTCCATGGATTGCACCAAATGGTTCAACAATAATGGATGTtaataagcaatttaattcTCGTACAATTGGTTATATTGTTAAACATATTTTCACTGGTGGAGATCATTGTTTTGCCACAGTAATTTCAcagaat GATATTGTAAAACCAGATGACTGTAGAATACTAGAAAGCACTTCTCAAATTCTTACAATAACTGAAGATCAATTAATGGCATGTCAACGAGTTCCGCCAAATTCATCTATTGATCATGAACTTATGAC ATATTTAGAAACTGTATTTAAAAGTTTGTCCTGTGTAACTGGATCATTCTTACTTAAAAATGATGCTCATTATGGATGTTCAAGTAAGCATCATGGGGTGGATCTTGATCAAGCTAGTAgattatttggaattattagAGAGTTGGATAACAAGACAATTCAAGAATtg ATATTTACTTGCATAACAGACAGTTTGATTCCTTCCTTTGTTAATTTatcatctaaaataatttgtacggAATCTTTAagaatctatttaatattacctTTATATCATGGTTTTGTAAATCCTCTTAATTGTAATTCATTGCATAAGCCATTTTGCAAAGCTGTTTTAGCATTAAAGCCAGAGATTCTTAAAACTGTTACAAGTTGGTGGCTTAAGACACCACCCCATTATTTTGAGAGATTAGTTAGAGTTCATAAATCAGTCGTTTTACATTATGTAAAAcagtttaaatcaaataag gCTGTATCATGGGATGTGACATTACAAGTTATCTTAGattctttacatttattaaataaattgaataatgaagGCGATGAAGGCAATAAAGTACCTTATTCTACATTTCATTTGCCAGAATTAATAGAACTTATAGATATAAGaactgattatataaaatggatttcagaaaaagaatctttttct TCTCAAAAAGTATTCTgtaattatccttttcttcttgATGCAAATGCTAAAATTATACTTCTTGAAACGGATCAAGCTATTCAG ATGCAATCAGCAATGAATGAGGCAGCAACCCTAGCTGTAATGAATCAAATGTTTTTTGATCCATTTTCTATACCACATCATAATCAGTTTGTAATATTGAATGTTTCGCGGGAAAATATTGTAGCTGATACTTTGCGAGAATTGTCACAATATAATTCTAGTGACTTAAAAAAGCCTCTTCGA GTAAAATTTCATGGTGAAGAAGCAGAAGATGCAGGTGgagttaaaaaagaattctttatgCTATTACTAAGGGAAATTTTAGATCCTAAATATGGCATGTTTAAACAATATGAAGAAACTAGAATTATATGGTTTAGTGAAGATTCACTTGAAgatgaaaatatgtattttttaattggaatccTTTGTGGACTagttatctataattttattattattgatttgccATTTCCATTAgctttatataagaaattgttaCATGAACCAGTTGGTTTAATTGATATGAAAGATATGTCACCAGTACTTGccaa aagtatgcaaaatatattagattatgaAGAAGCAGATTTTGAAGAAGTTTTTGGTTTACATTTTGAAATAGTTAGAGAAGTATTtggtgaaaagaaaatatatgaactCATACCTGATGGTAGTAAAGTTCCTGTTACATGGAAAAATAa AAAACAATTTGTTGATTTGTATGTagattatacattaaataaatctgtaGATCCTCATTTTCAAGCATTTTATAAAGGTTTTCATAAAGTTTGTGGTGGTCGCgtattggaattatttcatAGTTATGAACTTATGGCTGTAGTAGTAGGAAATGAAGATTATGATTGGGAAGAGTTAGAAAAGAATGCAACATATAAAGAAGGATATACAAAAGATAATcctactattatattattttggcaAGTATTTCGTGAACTTCcattggaagaaaagaaaaaattcttactaTTTTTAACAGGAAGTGATAGAATACCTATACAAGGCATGAAAGCAATCAAA attACAATACAACCAATGAATGATGAACGTTTATTACCTGTTGCTCATACATGTTTTAATTTACTTGATCTTCCTCGATATCAAACTCGAGAAAGAttacgatataaattattacaagcaATTCAACAAACTCATGGCTTTTCATTAGTATAA
- the LOC725594 gene encoding transcription initiation factor TFIID subunit 12 isoform X2, giving the protein MSAQRTMFVNKQFNSPINLYSPQAIQEALDRQTQVLSNGAVGIDFNQLAKPANLQNSAVLRMLEEEEARQRAGQAGLKRVAWPPPPEDQDFDFVEQGPVQAKTRGIGDLASYQSSPSSGSSPQPPSTIARSSIRSAIPSSPSPVSPGGTLRQPSYFQSTPKGWHPVTPPATSPISQQSIQPNWYNQQQQQNQQFQQHSQDYTSLRSIQNQAPTTFEAPPSTIILRPEPPISQAPAPVYQAQPAATKAPISGNMRGDLKWPPPSVKAQAEAENRARMELAKGPAFRPRRVQKDYSGFFAQHALNNTYPGYRAPPGTQYFTPSYHH; this is encoded by the exons ATGTCCGCACAAAGGACAATGTTCGTGAATAAACAATTCAACTCTCCTATCAATTTGTATTCACCTCAAGCAATACAGGAAGCCTTGGACAGGCAAACTCAAGTTTTATCTAATGGCGCAGTTGG AATTGATTTCAATCAGCTCGCAAAACCagcaaatttacaaaatagcGCGGTTCTACGAATGctcgaagaggaagaagcTAGGCAACGAGCTGGTCAAGctg gTCTCAAGCGCGTAGCTTGGCCACCACCTCCAGAAGATCAAGATTTCGACTTTGTAGAACAAGGACCTGTACAAGCGAag ACCCGTGGAATCGGTGATCTCGCCTCGTACCAGAGCAGTCCTTCATCAGGTTCATCACCTCAGCCGCCCTCAACGATAGCTCGTTCCTCGATTCGGAGTGCTATACCATCCTCTCCATCCCCGGTTAGTCCTGGTGGAACACTGCGACAACCGTCATATTTCCAATCAACGCCAAAGGGCTGGCATCCGGTTACACCACCGGCAACTTCACCGATCTCGCAACAATCGATTCAGCCAAATTGGTACAatcaacagcaacaacagaaTCAGCAATTTCAA CAACACTCTCAAGATTATACTTCTCTACGATCGATACAAAATCAAGCTCCTACGACATTTGAAGCACCACCATCCACAATTATACTTCGCCCGGAGCCTCCAATCTCAcag gcaCCAGCGCCAGTTTATCAAGCACAACCTGCTGCAACTAAGGCTCCAATAAGTGGAAATATGAGAGGAGATCTGAAGTGGCCGCCACCATCAGTTAAAGCTCAAGCAGAAGCTGAAAACAGAGCTAGAATGGAATTGGCAAAAGGTCCTGCTTTTAGGCCTCGTAGGGTGCAGAAGGACTATTCCGGATTTTTCGCTCAACATGCTTTGAATAATACGTATCCAGGTTATCGAGCTCCACCAGGCACTCAATATTTTACTCCTTCTTATCATCATTag
- the LOC725594 gene encoding PDZ and LIM domain protein Zasp isoform X5, producing the protein MSAQRTMFVNKQFNSPINLYSPQAIQEALDRQTQVLSNGAVGIDFNQLAKPANLQNSAVLRMLEEEEARQRAGQAGLKRVAWPPPPEDQDFDFVEQGPVQAKQHSQDYTSLRSIQNQAPTTFEAPPSTIILRPEPPISQAPAPVYQAQPAATKAPISGNMRGDLKWPPPSVKAQAEAENRARMELAKGPAFRPRRVQKDYSGFFAQHALNNTYPGYRAPPGTQYFTPSYHH; encoded by the exons ATGTCCGCACAAAGGACAATGTTCGTGAATAAACAATTCAACTCTCCTATCAATTTGTATTCACCTCAAGCAATACAGGAAGCCTTGGACAGGCAAACTCAAGTTTTATCTAATGGCGCAGTTGG AATTGATTTCAATCAGCTCGCAAAACCagcaaatttacaaaatagcGCGGTTCTACGAATGctcgaagaggaagaagcTAGGCAACGAGCTGGTCAAGctg gTCTCAAGCGCGTAGCTTGGCCACCACCTCCAGAAGATCAAGATTTCGACTTTGTAGAACAAGGACCTGTACAAGCGAag CAACACTCTCAAGATTATACTTCTCTACGATCGATACAAAATCAAGCTCCTACGACATTTGAAGCACCACCATCCACAATTATACTTCGCCCGGAGCCTCCAATCTCAcag gcaCCAGCGCCAGTTTATCAAGCACAACCTGCTGCAACTAAGGCTCCAATAAGTGGAAATATGAGAGGAGATCTGAAGTGGCCGCCACCATCAGTTAAAGCTCAAGCAGAAGCTGAAAACAGAGCTAGAATGGAATTGGCAAAAGGTCCTGCTTTTAGGCCTCGTAGGGTGCAGAAGGACTATTCCGGATTTTTCGCTCAACATGCTTTGAATAATACGTATCCAGGTTATCGAGCTCCACCAGGCACTCAATATTTTACTCCTTCTTATCATCATTag